A window of Rhizobium sp. CC-YZS058 genomic DNA:
AGATCGGCCATGCCGAGCTGATGCGGGTGATGACTGCTGCGGGCTATGAGGTGGAAACCCAGGGTTTCCCCGCCTGAACCTCGCTTCGCCGCCCTTCGCGGCGCAGCGCCTGCATTGAGGACTGGAGATGTCTGATGAGCCGATCGCCCCTTCACGTCAAACCACGCGCCAGGACCGGCCTTGTCCACGACATCACCCCGGCAAGCGCCGGCTGGACCCATGTCGGCTTTGCCCTGCACCGGCTCTCTGCCGGAGAGGGGGCAGAGGGCGAAACGGGCGAGCGCGAGGTCTGCCTGGTGCTTGTCGCCGGCAAGGCGCGGGTGACGGTCGATGGCGTGGAGTTCGGTGAACTCGGCGATCGCATGTCGCCCTTCGAGGGAGCGCCCTATGCGGTCTATGTGCCGAAGGGCAGCCACTGGCACGTGGTGGCGACGACCGCGCTCGAGCTCGGCGTCTGTTCCGCGCCGGGCGGGGAGGGGTTCAAGGCGCAGGTGATCGCGCCCGGCCGTCACCCGCAGATGACGCGCGGCAAGGACACCAACACCCGCTACGTGACGAACATCATGCCGGAGGATGACGGCGCGGCGCAGTCGCTTCTCGTCGTCGAAGTGATCACCCCCGGCGGCCACACCTCCTCCTACCCGCCCCACAAGCACGATCAGGACGCCCTGCCGGCCGAAAGCCTGCTCGAGGAAACCTATTACCATCGGCTCGATCCGGCGCAGGGCTTCGTGATGCAGCGCGTCTACACCGATGACCGCTCGCTCGACGAGACCATCGCCGCCGAGGATGGCGATGTCGTCCTCGTTCCGAAGGGCTATCATCCCGTCGCGGCGATCCATGGCTATCAGTCCTATTATCTCAACGTCATGGCCGGTCCGCAGCGCGTGTGGAAGTTTCACAATGCGCCGGAGCATGCCTGGCTGTTCACCGGCGTCTGAACGCACTATCCTTCCCGTCTGAACCAGATCGGGAGGCTGAGATGAAGATCGACGGCAATTGCCATTGCGGCGAGATTGCCTTTTCGGCCGAGATCGACCCGGATCAGGTCTCCATCTGCCATTGCAGCGACTGCCAGGTTTTGACCGGCACCGCCTTTCGTATCACCGTGCCGGTGGCGCGCAGCCGCCTCAGCATGACGCGCGGCACGCCCCGGACCTATGTGAAAAGCAGCGAGAGCGGCCGTCCGCGCCTGCAGCTCTTCTGCGGCACCTGCGGCACGCCGCTCTTCACCACCGGTGAGGGAGCTGCGGCCGAGGTGGTCGGCATCCGCTGGGGCGCGATCCATCAGCGCGCCGCACTGCCGCCGAAGCGGCAGAAATGGTGCCGCTCCTCCGCCGACTGGCTGGACAGCATCGCCGCCTTGCCGGCGACGGCTGGCGAGTGAGAGATCCAAGAACGCGGGCCGCGGCTTCTCCTGTGGCTGCAGCGCAGCGTTGCGGCTGCCTTTGCGCTGATGGGGTTGCGGCTTGCGGTCGAGGGGCGGTGAGTGCGTTGCGGGGCTGCGGAATGGGCGATGGCGCAGGATCGTCATTTGCTTTCCTCGCCTGACTTTCGTAAGCGGGGGAACCCTCCCTGCCGGCCGCTGCTTCTCCCGCGCATCGGTCTGCCCCGCCATCCGAAAGGAAGATTGACGTGTCCTCCCCTGCCTCCGCCCTGCCTGTCGAAACCCATCCGACGTTCGAGAAGAGCTTTTCCGGCTTCCTCTTCGACATGGACGGCACCCTGCTCAATTCGATCGCGGCAGCCGAGCGGGTCTGGAGCCAGTGGGCGATCGACCATGGGCTCGATGTCGCGACCTTCCTGCCCTTCATGCATGGCAAGCGTGGCATCGACACGATCAGCCAGCTCAACCTGCCGGGTGTCGATCCGGCGGTCGAGGCTGCCAAGGTCACGGCTGCCGAAATCGTCGATGTCGAGGGTGTCGTGCCGATCCCGGGCGCGCTCGATTTCGTGCGCAACCTGCCGGCCGATCGCTGGGCCATCGTTACCTCCTCGCCGCTTGCGCTTGCCAAGGCGCGCATGGCCAAGGCCGGCCTGACGCCGCCGAAATTCCTGGTGACCTCGGAAGATGTCGCACAGGGCAAGCCTGCGCCGGACTGCTACAAGCTCGGCGCGGAGCGTCTCGGTTTCGATCCGGCTGATTGCCTGGTGTTCGAAGATGTGGCCGCGGGCGTCATGGCGGGCGAATCGGCAGGCGCCGATGTCGTCGTCATCACCGCCACGCATGAGCACCCTTTTGAAACCACCCATCTGCAGATCCCCGGCTATGAGGGTGTGGAAGCCGTCGTCGGGGCGGATGGCCGCCTGTCGATCCGCCGCACGCTTTGAGCCGCATCGGCCCGCGCTGCCGCCGGCGGCGCAGGCCAAGGGTTGCCGTGCCTGCCCGGAGTCCTAGCTATCCGGGCATGGCGAACCCCTTGTCTTCACGATCCGACCACGCTGGTCCGCTCGCCCCGGTGGCGGAGGCGCCCGCCCGCTACGCGCTGTTCCTCGATATTGACGGCACGCTGCTGGAGCTTGCGCCAACCCCGGAGGCGATCGTCGTTCCCCCGGATCTGCCGCAGCTTTTGGCGGCGCTCTCTGCCCGCCTGGGCGGCGCGCTGGCGCTCGTCACCGGTCGGGCCTTACCTTTTGCCGACCAGCTCTTCGCGCCGCTCTCCCTGCCGATCGCAGGCTTGCACGGCGCAGAGCGGCGGACGCCGGACGGTTCCATTTGTCGACCGGACATTCCTCCGGCCTTCGCCCAGCTGAAGCGGGATGTGCAGAAGCGCGCGTCCTCTCTCGACGGCGTTCTGATCGAGGACAAGGGCGCGGCTCTCGGCGCGCATTACCGCCTGGCGCCCGAGCACCGAGGGGCGGTGGAGGCTCTGATGCAGGAGGCGGCGCGAGAGGCAGGACCGGACTTTGTCCTGCAGTTCGGCAAGATGGTCGTGGAACTGCGGCCGGCCAGCGCCAGTAAGGGGGAAGCGCTGCGCGCCTTCCTGGCTGAGCCGCCTTTTGCCGGGCGCCTGCCGGTCGCGATCGGTGACGACGTGACCGACGAAGCCATGTTCGCGGTGGCGAATAGGCTCGGCGGCCATTCGATCCGCATCGGCCCAGCCGACGCGCCGACGGCGGCACGGGCGACGATCGAGAGCGTATCGGCGCTGCGCGCGGCGCTTGAGAGCGTGGCGGAGATTTAGCCAGCTTAGGATCCTGTGCAGGTCGGGGGACGGCCGGGCAGGGATTAGGGCAAGACAGGATGAGAGGCCGGCACGTGTGATGCGTGCCGGTCTTCTTCAAGAAAGGAGAAAGACCCGTGAGTCGTCTGATCGTCGTTTCCAACCGTGTGCCCGTGCCCGAAAAGGCAGGCACGGCGCCGGCCGGGGGGTTGGCCGTTGCGCTGCAGGCGGCGCTCGAAGAACGCGGCGGGATCTGGATGGGCTGGTCCGGCAAGTCGAGCGGCACCAAAGAGCCCGAGGCGCTCGATCTCCAGGAGCGCGGCAAGATCACCTATGCCTTGACCGACCTCACCAAGAAGGATGTCGACGAATATTATTTCGGCTTCGCCAACCGGGTGCTCTGGCCGATCTGCCACTATCGGCTGGATCTCGCCGAATATGGCCGCAAGGAAATGGCCGGCTATTTCCGCGTCAACCGCTTCTTCGCCCAGCGTCTCGCACCTTTGTTGAAGGACGACGACGTTATCTGGATTCACGACTATCATCTGATCCCGTTGGCGGCCGAGCTTCGCCAGATGGGCGTGACCAACCGGATCGGCTTCTTCCTGCACATTCCCTGGCCACCCGCCGACGTGCTCTTCGCCATGCCGGTGCATGAGGAGATCATGCGCGGGCTTTCGCATTACGATCTGATCGGCTTCCAGACGGATCACGATCTGGAAAACTTTGCCGGCGGTCTGCGGCGCGAGGGGATCGGCAATGAAATCAATCCCGGCCGCTATTCCGCCCATGGCCGCATCTTCAAGGGCGGCGCTTATGGGATCGGCATCGAGACGAAGAACTTCGCCGAATTCGCCCGTAAGAGCGCGCAGAACACGATGGTCAAGAAGGCGCGCGCCAGCATCGAGGGGCGCGACCTGATCATCGGCGTCGATCGGCTGGATTATTCGAAGGGCATCACCCAGCGCATCGACGCCTTCGAGCGCTTCATCGACGCCAATCCGGGCCAGCAGGGCCGCGTCACCTATCTGCAGGTCACGCCGAAGTCACGCTCCGAAGTGCCGGAATACGAGGCGATGCAGCGCACGGTGGCCGAGCAGGCCGGCCGGGTCAACGGCGCGCTCGGCACGGTCGACTGGGTGCCGATCCGCTACATCAACCGCTCGATCTCCCGCCCCATCCTGGCGGGTCTCTATCGGCTGGCCCGTGTCGGCCTGGTCACGCCGCTGCGCGATGGCATGAATCTTGTCGCCAAGGAATATATCGCCGCCCAGGATCCCGAGGATCCAGGCGTCCTCGTGCTCTCCCGCTTTGCCGGGGCCGCGCGCGAGCTCAAGGGGGCGCTGCTCGTCAATCCCTACGATATCGAGGGCACGGCCAATGCGCTGGCCCGGGCGCTGTCCATGCCCGCCTCCGAGCGGCGTGAGCGCTGGCAGATTATGATGGACTTCCTGCTCGAGCATGATGTCTCGCGCTGGTGCACAGATTTTCTGAAGGACCTGACCGACTAGTCCCCAGCCCGGCGCGGCTGCCGGCGGCGCAGCACGAGAACAGGCTGGAGTTTAAGATGCTCTTGTGTATGGATCTTTTTTCCAAAATCCGAGGAGCAGGGTTTGCACGCACTTACATCGTCTCTTCTGCTCGTCACCCATGTCCCCATTCGGAAAGGGCCCGCCGGGCCGCAGATCGACGACCAGACGGCTGCCGGCATCGTTCAATGGTGCAAGGCTTTCGAGAGAGTCACCTATATCGGCATGGAGGAAGAGGCCGGGTCTGCGAAAGCGAGTTCGTCCCAGTGGGTTGATCTCTCCACGTTTCCCGGCGCGCAGAACTGCCGGGTTCTGGCGCTGCCGCGCGCCTATCGGATGCAGGAGATGGCTCGCCATCGCCGCCCTGTCATGGACCTGATCCGGCGCGAGATCGCGGCCCACAGCCATCTCTGCTTCACGCTTGGCGGGCTCAACGGCGACTGGCCTGCGCTTGCCGCAAAGGAGGCCATCCGCCAAGACCGGGCCTACAGCGCCTGGCTGGACCGTGTCGAGCCATTGATCGTGGCGCGGGAGATGAAGGAGGCGTCGTTCAAATCCCGCCTCTTCTGGCGTGTGGCACTGCCGCTCTTCGACCGGCGGATCCGCTCTCTGTTGTCGCGCAGCACGGTGGCGCTGCTGCAGGGACGGGACACCTATGATTACTATGCCCGCTTCGCCCCCTCTCCGCATTGCACCTACGACACCCACACGAGCGTGGCCGACGAGATCGACGATGCGGCTCTGGCCGCCAAGCGTGCGCGCATTCTGGAGAAGAGCCCGCTGACCATTCTCTATGTCGGTCGCGCCGCACCCATGAAGGGGCCGGGAGACTGGCTCTCGGTTCTCGAGGCGCTGGACCTCCAGTCCATTCCCTTCCGCGCGACCTGGATCGGAGACGGGCCGGACCTGGCCCGGATGCAGGAGCGGGTCGCGCGGTCGGGCTTGACGGATCAGGTCGTCCTTCACGGGTTCGAAGGAAATCGCGCAGTTCTGCTGCGGGCGATGCGCGAGAGCGATCTTCTGCTTTTCTGCCACAAGACCCCGGAATCCCCCCGTTGCCTGATCGAGGCGCTCGTGTCGGGCTGCCCGCTGGTCGGCTATGAAACAGCCTATCCGAAGGGCCTGGTCGATGCGCGGGGCGGCGGTCTTTTCGTCCCCCAGGACGATGTGGCGGCGCTGACCGCCTGCGTCCGCGATCTCCATGCAGACCGGCAGGCGCTGGCGAGGCTGGTCGACGAGGCAGCCGCAAGCGGCCGCCTCTATAACGAGGACGATGTCTATGCTCACCGGGCCAGGCTGATGAAGCAGGCCGGCGCCACGGCGCGCGATCACGCCGCCTTGGCGACGTGATACTCCTTGATCGCGACCATGCGGATGGCCGGCGCGCGCTCGGATTCGTAACGCAGTGAGAAGCTGTCCTGGGCCAGGAACACCGGATCGCCATCGAGATCGCGGGCGATATCGCCGCGCTTGGTGGTGATGAACTTGTCCAGATCGGCGGGATTGTCTGCCGAAATCCAGCGGCAGACCGAGAAGCGTGCCATCTCGAACGACACCGGCAGCCCATATTCGGCCGAGAGACGTTCCTTGAGAACATCGAGCTGAAGCGCGCCGACCACGCCGACGATCGCCGGCGAGCCGTCCTCCGGCGAAAAGAGCTGGACGACGCCCTCTTCCGCCATCTGCTGCAGGGCCTCCTTCAGCTTCTTGGCCTTCATCGCATCCTCAAGCCGCACGCGGCGCAGGATTTCCGGCGAAAAGTTGGGCACGCCCTGGAAGACCAGCGCTTCGCCTTCCGTCAACGTATCGCCAATGCGCAGCGTGCCGTGGTTGGGAATGCCGACCACGTCGCCGGCATAGGCCGTATCCGCCAGCTGGCGCTGCGAGGCGAAAAAGAATTGCGGGGCGGTAAGGCCGAGCTGCTTGCCGGTTCGTGCCAGCCGCGCCTTCATGCCGCGCTCCAGCTTGCCGGAGCAGATGCGGGCGAAGGCGATGCGGTCGCGATGGTTCGGGTCCATGTTCGCCTGGATCTTGAAGACGAAGGCCGTCATCTTGTCTTCGGCCGCATGAACGGTGCGGGTGTCCGCCACCTGGTCACGCGGCGGCGGCGCGAAATCGCCGAGCGCATTGATGAGGTCGCGCACCCCGAAATTGCGCAGCGCCGAGCCGAAGAAGACCGGCGTCATATGGCCTTCGAGGAAGGACTGGCGGTCGAAGGGGCGGCAGGCCTCGGCGGCCAGCAGCACCTCGTCGATGAAGGCGCTGCGCTCGTTCTCGGGAAGCCGGTCGGCCACTGTCTCGGGACCATTGACCTCGGTCGGCACCACGTCCGTGTCGGAGCCGCGCACCGTGCTGTCGGCAAGGTTATAGGAGCCGCAGAAGGTCTTGGACCGGCCGATCGGCCAGGTGACCGGGGCGGTGTCGAGCGCCAGCTTCTCTTCCACTTCATCGAGAATCTCGAAGGGATCGCGGCTTTCGCGGTCCATCTTGTTGACGAAGGTGATGATCGGGATGTCGCGCATGCGGCAGACTTCGAACAGCTTCAGCGTCCGCGGCTCGATGCCCTTGGCGGCGTCGATGACCATGACCGCCGCATCCACCGCCGTCAGGGTGCGATAGGTGTCGTCGGCAAAATCCTCGTGGCCCGGCGTGTCGAGGATGTTGAAGACATTGCCGTCATATTCGAAGGTCATGACCGAGGTGACGACCGAAATGCCGCGCTCCCGCTCGATCTTCATCCAGTCGGAGCGCGTCTGGATGCGGTCCTTCTTTGCCTTGACTTCGCCGGCGAGCTGGATCGCGCCGCCGAACAGCAGCAGCTTTTCGGTCAGCGTGGTCTTGCCGGCGTCCGGGTGGGCGATGATCGCGAAGGTGCGGCGGCGGGAAACCGCCTCTGCCAAAGTTTCAACCATGGGGGATGTCCTGTCTTTGCCGCCTATCTAGCGGTCCCGCCCGCTTTATGCAATTGACCCTGCAACGGCGACGGCCTGATCCACCGGTGCGCCCTTCTGGTCCCCGAAGGCGCAGAGCCCGGCAGCGCTGATGCACACGTCTTCCGCTCGGAGTTTCTCATGCGCGATGTTCTCGGTCCCTCTCTGCCCCTCCTTCGGCTGCCGCATGGCGCCGGCCTGCCGCTGCCGGCCTATGAGACGGAAGGCGCCGCCGGCATGGATCTGCGCGCCGCCTTGCCGGAGGATGCGCCGCTGACGCTCGCGCCAGGGTCGCGCGCGCTACTCCCGACCGGCTTCGTTTTCGAGATCCCTGCGGGGTATGAAGGCCAGGTGCGGCCGCGCTCGGGACTTGCCGCCCGCCACGGGGTGACCTGCCTCAACACGCCCGGCACGATCGACAGCGACTACCGCGGCGAGCTGAAGGTTCTGCTCATCAACCACGGAGACGAAGCGTTTCTTGTCACCCGCGGCATGCGCATCGCGCAGTTCGTTCTGGCTCCGGTCGTCCAGGCGCGGTGCATCGAGGCGATTGCGGTCAGCGACACCGCACGCGGCGCCGGCGGCTTCGGCTCTACCGGCGTCTGAGCCTCTCGGCTCTGTCCGCTTCCAACATTGCCGATCGCATCAAGCCGCCTAGCTCTTTACGGGAAAAGCCGGAGTCCGGGTTTGCGGATGCCGCCCCGGATGTTCGGGCGTTGCAGTAAGATCACGCTTTCACATCTTTGTGCATTGCACCATGATAAGACCGTATTGACTTACAAACATACATTCCTGTTTGTATAGGCCTGATCCCACGGTTGTCCCCGTCCCGTGGGCCCCCTTTCGCCACATCCGGCCATTGGTCAGCTCCCTCTGTCCAACGCCGGACTTTCTCATGAGAGTTCCATGCGGATCCACCGTCTTACGCTCGCCGTGCTTCTTTCCGCCGCTGTCCTTTCCTCCTGCCAGCAGGAAGAGCAGAAGGCGCAGGGTGGCCAGGAGCAGCAGCGCCCACCGTCCGAAGTGGCCGTGATCACCACGAAGGCGGAAGCCTTGCCCATCACCAACGAGCTCCCGGGCCGCGTGGCGGCCACCCGCACCGCGGAAGTGCGGCCGCGCGTGTCCGGCATCATCGTCGAGCGGGTTTTCGAACAGGGCACGACGGTGAAGGAAGGCGATGTGCTTTATCGCATCGATCCGAAGCCTTTCGAGGTGCAGATGAAGAGCGCAGAGGCGACGCTTGCCCGCGCCAAGGCCGTGCAGGATCAGGCACGCGTTACCGCCGACCGCCAGCGCCAGCTCAGCCGCTCCAATGTCGCCGCCCAGCAGGATCTCGACAATGCGGTGGCCCAGCTCGCCCAGGCGGATGCCGACGTCGCCTCGGCCGAGGCCGGCGTCGCCTCCGCGCGGCTGAACCTCGAATATACGAATGTGACGGCGCCGATCGCCGGGCGGATCGGCCGGGCGCTGATCACCGAGGGCGCGCTGGTCACGCAGAACGGCACGGAGAACCTGGCGACCATCCAGCAGCTCGATCCGGTCTATGCCGACTTCACCCAGACGGCGACCGACCTGATCCGCCTGCGCAATGCGCTGCAGGATGGCCAGCTGATGACCGGCCCGAACGAGGCCGCCGTTCAGCTGCTGCTCGATGACGGGACGCCTTATGCGGACAAGGGCAAGCTGCTGTTCTCCGAAGCGGCGGTGGATGAAACCACCGGCCAGGTGACGCTGCGCGGCGAATTTCCCAACACCAAGGGTGATCTCCTGCCCGGCATGTATGTCCGCGGACTGGTGACGCAGGGGATCGAGCGTGAGGCGATCGCCGTGCCGCAACAGGCCATCCAGCGCGATACGGCCGGCAAGGCGCTGGTTTACGTCGTCGGCGCGGAGAACAAGGTCGAGATGCGCCCGGTCACCACCAGCCGTGTCGTCGATAGCCGCTGGGTTGTTTCAAGTGGCCTGAAGGCCGGCGAGAAGGTCATCGTCGAAGGCTTCCAGAAGATCGCGCCCGGTGCGCCGGTGCAGCCGACCGACTGGCAGCCGCCGAAGCCCCAGGGCGCCAACGACGACACGCCGACCAAGCCGGAAGGTGCGCCGGCCAATGCCGAGGGCGCCACCGGCGCGGCGGCCGGCGCCGAGCCGGCTGCAGCCGCCGAGGGCGGATCCGCAGCGCCGAAAGCGGAAGGCGGGGCTGCGGCACCCGCCGGTCAGGGCGGCGGCGGTGCCGCTCCGGCAACCCAGGCAGAGTGAGGACGGCCCATGCCCAGTTTCTTCATCGACAGGCCGATCTTCGCCTGGGTCGTCGCCCTGTTCATCATGATTACCGGGATCATCGCGATCCCGTTCCTGCCCATTTCGCAATATCCGAGCGTCGCCCCGCCGCAGATCACCATTTCGGCGACCTATCCCGGTGCGTCCTCGACCGAGACCTATCAGGGCGTCACCCAGCTCATCGAAAATGAGCTGAACGGCATCGAGGGCATGCAATATTTCGAGTCGACCTCGAATGCCGCCGGCTCGGCCCAGATCACCGTCACCTTCGCACCCGGCACGGATTCCGGTGATGCGGCGGTCGACGTGCAGAACCGCGTGCGCCGTGTCGAGCCGCGTCTGCCGGATGCGGTGACCCAGCAGGGTATCCAGGTGGACGAAGCCGGTTCCGGCTTCCTGCTGATCATCTCGCTCACCTCCACCGACGGCGCCATGGACGCGATCGGCCTCGGCGACTATCTGAGCCGCAACGTGCTCAACGAGGTGCAGCGCATCCAGGGCGTCGGCCAGGCGCAGCTCTTCTCCTCCGAACGCTCGATGCGCGTCTGGCTCGATCCGGACAAGATGGTCGGCCTGAACCTGACGACGGGTGATATCACCTCCGCAATCCAGGCGCAGAACGCCCAGATCGCCGCCGGGTCGATCGGTGCCCAGCCGAACCCGATCACACAGCAGATCAGCGCCCCCGTGCTGGTCAAGGGTCAGCTGACGACGCCGGAAGAGTTCGGCGCCATCGTGCTGCGCGCCAATCAGGACGGCTCGGCCGTGCGCCTGCGCGATGTGGCGCGGATCGAGGTCGGTGGCCAGAGCTACGATACCTCGACGCGCCTCAACGGCCAGCCCTCGGCCGCCATCGCGGTGCAGCTCACCCCGACCGGCAACGCGCTCCAGACCGCGACGCTGATCGAACAGCGGATGGACGAACTCGCCCGCTTCTTCCCGGCCGGTCTCGAATATTCGATCCCCTACAACACGGCCCCCTTCGTAGAGGTGTCGATCGAGAAGGTCATCCACACCCTGCTCGAGGCGATGGCGCTGGTGTTCTTCGTGATGTTCCTCTTCCTGCAGAACATCCGCTACACGCTCATCCCGACGATCGTCGTGCCGGTTGCGCTGCTCGGCACCTGTGCGGTCATGTATGCGGTGGGGTTCTCGATCAACGTGCTGACCATGTTCGCGATGGTGCTGGCGATCGGCATTCTCGTCGACGACGCGATCATCGTCGTCGAAAACGTCGAGCGCATCATGTCGGAGGAAGGGCTGACGCCGAAGGAGGCGACGCGCAAGGCGATGGGCCAGATCACCGGCGCCGTCATCGGCATCACCGTGGTGCTGTCGGCCGTGTTCATTCCCATGGCCTTCTTCCCCGGTGCGGTCGGCGTCATCTACCAGCAGTTTTCGCTGACCATGGTCGTGTCGATCCTGTTCTCGGCCTTCCTTGCCTTGTCCCTGACCCCGGCGCTCTGCGGCTCGTTCCTGAAGCAGGTGC
This region includes:
- the iolB gene encoding 5-deoxy-glucuronate isomerase — encoded protein: MSRSPLHVKPRARTGLVHDITPASAGWTHVGFALHRLSAGEGAEGETGEREVCLVLVAGKARVTVDGVEFGELGDRMSPFEGAPYAVYVPKGSHWHVVATTALELGVCSAPGGEGFKAQVIAPGRHPQMTRGKDTNTRYVTNIMPEDDGAAQSLLVVEVITPGGHTSSYPPHKHDQDALPAESLLEETYYHRLDPAQGFVMQRVYTDDRSLDETIAAEDGDVVLVPKGYHPVAAIHGYQSYYLNVMAGPQRVWKFHNAPEHAWLFTGV
- a CDS encoding GFA family protein, which encodes MKIDGNCHCGEIAFSAEIDPDQVSICHCSDCQVLTGTAFRITVPVARSRLSMTRGTPRTYVKSSESGRPRLQLFCGTCGTPLFTTGEGAAAEVVGIRWGAIHQRAALPPKRQKWCRSSADWLDSIAALPATAGE
- a CDS encoding HAD-IA family hydrolase gives rise to the protein MSSPASALPVETHPTFEKSFSGFLFDMDGTLLNSIAAAERVWSQWAIDHGLDVATFLPFMHGKRGIDTISQLNLPGVDPAVEAAKVTAAEIVDVEGVVPIPGALDFVRNLPADRWAIVTSSPLALAKARMAKAGLTPPKFLVTSEDVAQGKPAPDCYKLGAERLGFDPADCLVFEDVAAGVMAGESAGADVVVITATHEHPFETTHLQIPGYEGVEAVVGADGRLSIRRTL
- the otsB gene encoding trehalose-phosphatase — translated: MANPLSSRSDHAGPLAPVAEAPARYALFLDIDGTLLELAPTPEAIVVPPDLPQLLAALSARLGGALALVTGRALPFADQLFAPLSLPIAGLHGAERRTPDGSICRPDIPPAFAQLKRDVQKRASSLDGVLIEDKGAALGAHYRLAPEHRGAVEALMQEAAREAGPDFVLQFGKMVVELRPASASKGEALRAFLAEPPFAGRLPVAIGDDVTDEAMFAVANRLGGHSIRIGPADAPTAARATIESVSALRAALESVAEI
- the otsA gene encoding alpha,alpha-trehalose-phosphate synthase (UDP-forming); the protein is MSRLIVVSNRVPVPEKAGTAPAGGLAVALQAALEERGGIWMGWSGKSSGTKEPEALDLQERGKITYALTDLTKKDVDEYYFGFANRVLWPICHYRLDLAEYGRKEMAGYFRVNRFFAQRLAPLLKDDDVIWIHDYHLIPLAAELRQMGVTNRIGFFLHIPWPPADVLFAMPVHEEIMRGLSHYDLIGFQTDHDLENFAGGLRREGIGNEINPGRYSAHGRIFKGGAYGIGIETKNFAEFARKSAQNTMVKKARASIEGRDLIIGVDRLDYSKGITQRIDAFERFIDANPGQQGRVTYLQVTPKSRSEVPEYEAMQRTVAEQAGRVNGALGTVDWVPIRYINRSISRPILAGLYRLARVGLVTPLRDGMNLVAKEYIAAQDPEDPGVLVLSRFAGAARELKGALLVNPYDIEGTANALARALSMPASERRERWQIMMDFLLEHDVSRWCTDFLKDLTD
- a CDS encoding glycosyltransferase — translated: MHALTSSLLLVTHVPIRKGPAGPQIDDQTAAGIVQWCKAFERVTYIGMEEEAGSAKASSSQWVDLSTFPGAQNCRVLALPRAYRMQEMARHRRPVMDLIRREIAAHSHLCFTLGGLNGDWPALAAKEAIRQDRAYSAWLDRVEPLIVAREMKEASFKSRLFWRVALPLFDRRIRSLLSRSTVALLQGRDTYDYYARFAPSPHCTYDTHTSVADEIDDAALAAKRARILEKSPLTILYVGRAAPMKGPGDWLSVLEALDLQSIPFRATWIGDGPDLARMQERVARSGLTDQVVLHGFEGNRAVLLRAMRESDLLLFCHKTPESPRCLIEALVSGCPLVGYETAYPKGLVDARGGGLFVPQDDVAALTACVRDLHADRQALARLVDEAAASGRLYNEDDVYAHRARLMKQAGATARDHAALAT
- a CDS encoding peptide chain release factor 3, which encodes MVETLAEAVSRRRTFAIIAHPDAGKTTLTEKLLLFGGAIQLAGEVKAKKDRIQTRSDWMKIERERGISVVTSVMTFEYDGNVFNILDTPGHEDFADDTYRTLTAVDAAVMVIDAAKGIEPRTLKLFEVCRMRDIPIITFVNKMDRESRDPFEILDEVEEKLALDTAPVTWPIGRSKTFCGSYNLADSTVRGSDTDVVPTEVNGPETVADRLPENERSAFIDEVLLAAEACRPFDRQSFLEGHMTPVFFGSALRNFGVRDLINALGDFAPPPRDQVADTRTVHAAEDKMTAFVFKIQANMDPNHRDRIAFARICSGKLERGMKARLARTGKQLGLTAPQFFFASQRQLADTAYAGDVVGIPNHGTLRIGDTLTEGEALVFQGVPNFSPEILRRVRLEDAMKAKKLKEALQQMAEEGVVQLFSPEDGSPAIVGVVGALQLDVLKERLSAEYGLPVSFEMARFSVCRWISADNPADLDKFITTKRGDIARDLDGDPVFLAQDSFSLRYESERAPAIRMVAIKEYHVAKAA
- the dut gene encoding dUTP diphosphatase; its protein translation is MRDVLGPSLPLLRLPHGAGLPLPAYETEGAAGMDLRAALPEDAPLTLAPGSRALLPTGFVFEIPAGYEGQVRPRSGLAARHGVTCLNTPGTIDSDYRGELKVLLINHGDEAFLVTRGMRIAQFVLAPVVQARCIEAIAVSDTARGAGGFGSTGV
- a CDS encoding efflux RND transporter periplasmic adaptor subunit, whose amino-acid sequence is MRIHRLTLAVLLSAAVLSSCQQEEQKAQGGQEQQRPPSEVAVITTKAEALPITNELPGRVAATRTAEVRPRVSGIIVERVFEQGTTVKEGDVLYRIDPKPFEVQMKSAEATLARAKAVQDQARVTADRQRQLSRSNVAAQQDLDNAVAQLAQADADVASAEAGVASARLNLEYTNVTAPIAGRIGRALITEGALVTQNGTENLATIQQLDPVYADFTQTATDLIRLRNALQDGQLMTGPNEAAVQLLLDDGTPYADKGKLLFSEAAVDETTGQVTLRGEFPNTKGDLLPGMYVRGLVTQGIEREAIAVPQQAIQRDTAGKALVYVVGAENKVEMRPVTTSRVVDSRWVVSSGLKAGEKVIVEGFQKIAPGAPVQPTDWQPPKPQGANDDTPTKPEGAPANAEGATGAAAGAEPAAAAEGGSAAPKAEGGAAAPAGQGGGGAAPATQAE